From a single Brassica oleracea var. oleracea cultivar TO1000 chromosome C5, BOL, whole genome shotgun sequence genomic region:
- the LOC106294990 gene encoding protein TIC110, chloroplastic-like, which produces MIPTAINAPISPSPRSALLCHFLTPLPLRLSNSQSPSRRRYRASFPRCAATPSEQPPLVVANKKELTGLQPIVEKMTPPVRLATSAVVLAASLASGYGLGLRLMGSRNIALGGAAVAGAAGGALVYAMNSAVPEVAAIGLHNYVAEFEDPASVTKEDIEKIASRYGVNKEDEAFQAEICDIYCRYVTSVLPAEGQSLKGDEVEKIVKFKSALGIDDPDAASMHMEIGRRIFRQRLETGEREGDAEQRRAFMRLVYVSALVFGDAASFLLPWKRVLKVTDAQVEIAIRENAKQLYAERLKLVGRDINLENLVDLRKAQLSFKLSDELAEELFREHTRAVAIENITSALGVLKSRTRAVKSMSLVVEELEKVLEFNNLLVSLKNHSEAANFARGVGPIYLIGGESDFERRMDDLKLLYRAYVTDALSSGRIEENKLVAMSQLRNILGLGTREAEAISVDVTSKAYRKRLANAFSSGDLEARDSKAKYLQKLCEELHFDAQKASAIHEDIYRQKLQQCVTDGELSDDNVAALLRLRVMLCIPQQTIEAAHAEICGSIFEKVVREAISSGVDGYDAETRKSVRKAAHGLRLSRETAMSIASKAVRRVFTNYIRRARSAENRTESAKELKKMIAFNTLVVTEMLADIKGESSDRKPEEEPVQEKEEVCEDEEWGSLESLKKTRPDKELAEKMGKPGQTEITLKDDLPDRDRIDLYKTYLLYCLTGEVTRIPFGAQITTKRDDSEYLLLNQLGGILGLTSKEIVNIHVGLAEQAFRQQAEVILADGQLTKARVEQLDELQKEVGLPQPQAEKVIKNITTTKMANAIETAVNQGRLNIKQIRELKEANVSLDSMIAVSLREKLFKKTVNDIFSSGTGEFDETEVYETIPSDLSIDLEKAKGVVHDLARSRLSNSLIQAVALLRQRNAKGVVSSLNDLLACDKAVPAEPLSWEVSEELSDLYSIYSKSDPKPAPEKVSRLQYLLGIDDSTATALREMEDGAFSSAAEEGNFVF; this is translated from the exons ATGATACCCACAGCAATCAACGCTCCAATCTCACCTTCCCCTCGCTCCGCTCTACTCTGCCACTTCCTCACTCCGTTACCTCTCCGTTTATCCAACTCTCAGTCTCCGTCTCGCCGTCGCTACCGAGCTTCGTTCCCTCGCTGCGCAGCTACTCCGTCCGAACAACCACCGCTGGTGGTGGCTAACAAGAAGGAGCTCACGGGACTGCAACCGATTGTAGAGAAAATGACGCCGCCGGTGCGGCTAGCGACTTCTGCTGTCGTTCTAGCGGCCTCTTTAGCTAGTGGCTATGGGCTTGGGCTTCGGTTAATGGGCTCAAGGAATATCGCCCTAGGTGGAGCAGCTGTAGCTGGAGCAGCTGGTGGAGCTCTCGTCTATGCGATGAACTCGGCCGTACCGGAGGTGGCTGCCATCGGTTTGCACAATTATGTCGCGGAATTCGAAGATCCCGCCTCTGTGACGAAAGAGGATATAGAAAAGATCGCTTCTAG GTATGGTGTTAATAAAGAAGATGAGGCGTTCCAGGCTGAGATATGTGATATATATTGCCG GTATGTGACTTCCGTGCTTCCAGCTGAAGGACAGTCTCTTAAAGGAGATGAAGTGGAGAAGATTGTTAAATTCAAAAGTGCTCTGGGAATAGACGACCCTGATGCAGCCTCCATGCACATGGAG ATTGGCAGGAGGATTTTTAGGCAAAGGCTTGAGACTGGGGAGCGTGAAGGGGATGCAGAACAGCGTCGG GCATTTATGAGGCTTGTATATGTTTCAGCTCTTGTGTTTGGAGACGCTGCCTCCTTCCTTTTACCTTGGAAGCGAGTGCTGAAAGTCACAGATGCTCAG GTTGAGATTGCTATTCGTGAAAATGCAAAGCAGCTGTATGCCGAAAGGTTGAAATTAGTTGGTAGAG ATATTAACTTAGAAAACCTTGTGGACCTTAGAAAAGCACAACTATCATTCAAGCTTTCTGATGAG CTTGCTGAAGAGCTGTTCAGAGAACATACAAGAGCAGTAGCCATAGAGAATATTACTTCTGCACTTGGCGTTCTAAAATCCCGCACACGAGCAGT GAAGAGTATGTCACTTGTTGTGGAAGAGCTTGAAAAAGTACTGGAGTTTAACAACCTACTGGTTTCCTTGAAAAATCATTCAGAGGCAGCTAATTTTGCACGGGGCGTTGGCCCTATATATTTAATAG GTGGTGAGTCTGATTTTGAGAGGAGGATGGATGATTTAAAGCTACTTTATAGAGCATATGTTACAGATGCTTTATCTAGTGGGCGCATTGAAGAAAACAAG CTTGTGGCAATGAGCCAATTGAGAAACATTCTCGGATTGGGAACTCGGGAGGCTGAAGCTATTAGTGTTGATGTCACGTCCAAGGCATACCGTAAAAGACTTGCTAACGCTTTTTCTAGTGGTGACCTTGAAGCACGAGACAGTAAAGCAAAATATCTTCAAAAGCTATGCGAAGAGCTGCACTTTGATGCACAGAAGGCAAGCGCAATCCATGAAG ATATCTATAGGCAGAAGCTTCAACAATGTGTTACGGATGGAGAGCTGAGCGATGACAATGTTGCTGCTTTATTAAGGTTAAGAGTCATGCTCTGTATTCCTCAGCAAACTATTGAGGCTGCTCATGCAGAAATCTGTGGAAGCATATTTGAAAAG GTTGTCAGAGAAGCAATTTCTTCTGGAGTGGATGGTTATGATGCTGAAACTCGCAAATCAGTAAGAAAGGCTGCTCATGGTCTTCGGTTATCCAGAGAGACTGCCATGTCTATTGCTAGCAAGGCT GTCCGTAGGGTTTTCACAAACTATATCAGACGAGCAAGATCGGCAGAGAACCGCACCGAGTCAGCAAAGGAGCTCAAGAAGATGATTGCTTTCAACACGTTAGTTGTGACTGAAATGTTGGCTGACATTAAGGGAGAATCTTCTGACAGAAAACCTGAGGAGGAGCCTGTTCAAGAGAAAGAAGAAGTTTGTGAAGATGAGGAATGGGGATCCCTTGAGTCGCTCAAAAAGACAAGACCTGACAAAGAGCTCGCTGAGAAGATGGGAAAGCCTGGCCAGACTGAGATAACACTCAAAGACGACCTTCCCGACAGGGACAGGATCGATCTCTACAAAACATACTTGCTCTACTGTCTAACCGGAGAGGTAACAAGAATCCCGTTCGGCGCCCAGATCACAACAAAGAGAGACGACTCAGAGTACTTGCTTCTGAACCAGCTCGGTGGGATCCTTGGATTGACTTCTAAAGAGATAGTCAACATTCACGTAGGTTTAGCCGAGCAGGCTTTCAGGCAACAAGCTGAAGTGATTCTAGCTGATGGGCAGTTGACAAAGGCAAGAGTAGAGCAGTTAGACGAGTTGCAGAAAGAAGTTGGGTTGCCTCAGCCACAAGCGGAGAAGGTTATAAAGAACATAACAACCACAAAAATGGCGAACGCGATAGAAACCGCTGTTAACCAAGGAAGACTTAACATAAAGCAGATAAGGGAGCTCAAGGAGGCAAACGTGAGTCTGGACAGCATGATCGCTGTTAGTCTGAGAGAGAAACTGTTCAAGAAGACGGTGAATGACATATTCTCATCAGGAACAGGTGAGTTCGATGAAACTGAAGTCTACGAGACAATCCCATCTGATCTCAGTATTGACTTGGAAAAGGCCAAAGGCGTTGTCCATGACCTTGCTCGGAGTAGACTATCTAACTCCCTGATCCAAGCCGTGGCATTGCTCAGGCAGAGAAACGCTAAAGGAGTG GTCTCGTCGCTGAATGATTTGCTGGCATGCGACAAAGCCGTGCCAGCTGAGCCGCTGTCGTGGGAGGTCTCGGAGGAGTTATCCGATCTATATAGTATCTATTCAAAGAGTGATCCCAAGCCGGCGCCAGAAAAGGTGTCGAGACTACAGTATCTGCTGGGAATAGATGATTCAACTGCGACTGCCCTCCGTGAGATGGAAGATGGTGCATTCTCTTCTGCTGCAGAAGAAGGCAACTTCGTTTTCTAA
- the LOC106295396 gene encoding putative protein TPRXL, with protein MPQLDRSRVSSAKLLSVVVDGDYYGRSSAAVPFKWESQPGTPIRLFKRSSGSDSDFNSPVSGPLTPPPSYFSASPSSTKPKRANVRSASLVNKNRSVPSSPVASSSSSSSSTSSVPSSPMRTSDSYGRNSRRPMWYGSRHYNAKSSGCYGSIIKLFLRDVK; from the coding sequence ATGCCTCAGCTGGATCGCTCTAGGGTCTCTTCGGCTAAGCTACTTTCGGTGGTCGTCGACGGCGACTATTATGGCCGATCATCTGCTGCGGTTCCCTTCAAATGGGAATCTCAGCCCGGAACTCCCATAAGACTTTTCAAACGATCTTCAGGTTCTGATTCCGATTTCAATTCTCCTGTTTCAGGTCCACTCACACCTCCTCCTTCTTACTTCAGCGCTTCTCCTTCCTCTACAAAGCCTAAAAGAGCCAACGTTCGTTCTGCTTCCTTGGTCAACAAGAATCGTAGTGTTCCGTCGTCTCCGGTTGCTTCATCTTCATCATCCTCGTCTTCAACATCTTCTGTGCCTTCCTCTCCAATGAGGACGTCGGATTCGTACGGAAGGAACAGCAGAAGACCAATGTGGTACGGATCTAGACATTATAATGCTAAGTCTTCAGGATGCTACGGTTCCATCATCAAGTTGTTTCTAAGAGATGTCAAGTAA